gcggtatatatgcaaacataatcagcgtcgtAATAGCTGatggctgagggcaattcagacacacgtgaaacaacaaccaatgacagaacggggaggagacataacagaaacattaacaaatgcacgtgtcgaaatgtcacgattgtctaCAAGGGAAAAGTAGATGCTCGCGTACCTTGCTcggcacgcgcgctcacatccTCCAGAGTGCGCTACTTAAAGGGGAAGTCTTGACACAGAGATGTTaaatcaggttcaagtctgggctctttctgggccactcaaggacattcacaaagttgtcctgtagccactccttcattatcttggctgtgtgcttagggtcgttgtcctgttggaagatgaaccttctcCCCAGTCTGaagtccagagcgctctggagcagtttttcatcaaggatgtccctgtacattgctgcattaatctgaaaaacatccccacagcatgatgcttccaccaccatgcttcactgtagggatggtaatggccaggtgatgactgtgCCTTTTTTCCTCGAGACATGTCCCTTGCCATTCAGGCAAGTTTCAtcctttgtttcatcagaccagagaattttgtttctcatggtctgagagtcctttaagtgccttttggcaaactccaggcgggctgtcatgtgccttttactgaggagtgtcttccgtctggccactctaccatacaggcctgattgatggagttctgcagacatggatgttcttctggaaggttctcctctctccacagagacacgctggagctctgttagagtgaccatcgggtttttggtcacctccccgactAAGGCTGTTCTCcccgattgctcagtttggccaggcggccagctctaggaagagtcctgctggtttcagacttcttccatttaaggatgatggaggccactgtgctcattgggagcttcaatgctgcagaaatatttctgtacccttcccgagatctgtgccttgatacaatcctgtctcggaggtctacagacaattccttggacttcatggcttggtttgtgctctggcattcattgttaactgtgggaccttttATAGagaggtgtgtgcctttccaaatcatgtccaatcaactaaATTTActacaggtggactccagtcgagttgtagaaacatctcaagaatgttcagtggaaacaggatgcacctgagctcaattttgagtgtcatagcaaaggctgtgaatacatatgtgcatgtgcttttttattttaattttttatttttaataaatttgcaaagatttcaaacaaacttctttcacattgtcattatggggtattgtttgtagaattttgaggaaaataatcaatttaatccattttagaatgaggctgtaacataacaaaatgtggaaaaaagtgaagcgctgtgaatactttctggatgcactgtatatacaggtCTGTACAGACATCAATTCTAATaagtagaaaaaaacaacaacaaaaaaaagaaatggccTGTTCTTGTATGGACACGTCCATTCTACATGGAGCATGGATGATGTCCCTATGAACTGATCAGACTGGGTTTTGATTGTCTACcaatttgaaatgtccattTTATAATGGATTAAATATTGCCTCCAGGCACAATTATATCGACAGATCCAACGACTTTGAGCAGCAATTACTTTAAAATCCTACAGTAAAATGAATTGATCTTTATTTGGAGCATAGATAAGGTCCCTATGAACTGATCTGATTGGGTTTTGATTGTCTACcaatttgaaatgtccattttatatagtttcttatataaatatatagtttcttaaaagatgtttttaatgaatgtattaatgtatatatacaaatgtatgtatataatgaaTTTTATTCAGCTTAATGCTTTACAACGTCTTGATCAATTTTGCCTTTTTTAATGTAAAGAATTATAATAACTTTTAGCTTGTAATCTCATCTTTGTCATCTGTTGGTGGTAGTTTATAACCAGAAGGTACATCTTTTTTCCCTTTGAGTTTTGCTTTAGGTGTTGTAAATCATTTTAACCTGTAATCATTTAGCCTGTAATCTcagaaatactgtaaatgttttgtttttgtttaatgatGATTAAACGTCTTGCTGTTGTGTAGGAGCTCACTGACGCTCCTTTTCCGCTTTCGGTGCTGTTACCGCTAAGTGTGTAAAAGCCGCGCCCTTGAAATTTAAGTGCGGCTAGAACAGATTGCGCTTTCAGGAGAGTGGCTGGTGGTTTAACCGCAATAGAGGATTTTACTGgttcagtttcaacccatttactgattaaaaaataataataataataatgataattgtTCTGGCCTTTTAgtacctgtgtgaaaatctgatgatgttttaggtcatatttatgcagatgtatagaaaattctaaagggttcacaaactttcaagcaccactgtatatgtatataaagaaGGCTATGACTTCAATGGAAACAGCCAGATCTGTTTTGACACTGAGAACTTCAGATTTGTTCTTGTGGGACAACATAGTGACGTCATCTGTTGGTGGTAGTTTATTACCAGAaggtaaatcttttttttccatttgagtTTTGCTTTAGGCTCCAACACAAGAAGACAGCAGCATCCAAAAGAATATGTACGCGATCTGTTCCatgtcttatatatatatatataaacagtatcACTTTTATgcctaatactactactacttataataatgataataattgtCCTTATGTAGTGCTATTTAATTAGATTAATTACAACGGAACAAATCTAGCAATATGGTCAAACAGCCTAAATGCAATGTTTATGGAACTTTCCACGAACATCCCTTAATAGTCCCCTGGAGGTTTTTTGGATGTCCCATAAGATTGTCCCCTACAACAAACATCCATAGGATCTTCCAACACTGTATTtttgttaatgataatgagtctttactgatcaaatatacattacatgtcagtgaaattattttcttcgtataccccagtatgtcaggaagctggagtCAGAGTGCAGGGGTCAGCCAttatacagtgcccctggagcagagacagtcaagggcccaacactggcagcttggcagtgctgggccttgaacccctgaccttctgatcagtaacccagagccttaaccaccaagccaccactgcactGTACTTTTGCTAGCTGGGATATTGAAACCACAAGGTAATATATTCAAGCCACGAGCTAATATATTAAGTCTGCAAGTCTTGTTGCGGTCATGATGTACTGAGACCACAAGAAAATATATTGAGACCATGAGTTAATACATTTTGGTTGCATGATACACATACTGTGGTCACAAATTAATATAGTGAGGCCATACGTTAATATATTGAGGCAATGAGTGAATATATTGAGACCAGCAGATAATATATTGAGGCCACAAGATAATATTTAGATGGCAAAAAAGTTCTAGTCACGAGCATCCAATGAATTGTTTGTGAGGTGCTGGTGAAAAAGTCTATTTGCTTTTGTCGTATATTTTTTTCCAGTCAAAAGAGAAGACACCGAATAAggaaaatgatcatttattattgGGTACATAagttatacatatatttaactgaaaaaaggtggtggtggtgggggagggaaccatacacacacacacacacacacacacatatatatatatatatatatatatatatatatatatatatatatatatatatatatatatatatatatatatatatatatttgattgtCTACCAATTTcaaaaatgtccattttataATGGATTAAATATTGCCTAGGGCACAATTATATCAACAAATCTATTGGCTTTGAAGAGCAATTGCTTTAAAATTCTACAGTAAAGATGTAAAtaccctcaaattaaagctgaaagtctgcatgATAAACGCGAATACACTATgttagacagctaaaataatgaTACCATTTTCAGTGTTTAAATATTGATGAACCGGAGTGCATTTCAAAGAGAGTGATATGCTTTGGAGAGCGACATCTATCAGTTTCACCAGGAATAGTCTGAAAATGTCCCATCAATACCATACAGTAGCTGCTTCTTGTCTACATGTATTTGCATAACTTTTACAATGTATTCTGTCACAGACTCGTTTTATAGCCTAAAATCGAGACCTCTGTGTGTTTAGGTACCTGTGGCCAAAACTGATCAATTTTAATTGATTTCGCTTTCTCATTTTATGATTCAACCCTTGTCACATGTTAAGTATTTAGCTGGCTCAAACCAGCTCTCATGACCTTAGTTTATTCAATCATGGCCACATCTTATTGAAAAATAACCACCATATGACCTCGGTGGCTTTGTAGTAATATGACAATACAATGCTGAGAATTATATTACTTGAaaacacttgactgaaatgctCTATTGTAAGGATATTTTTATTGTCCCATGCCTTTATTAAATCCTAACACTAGGCAGTCCTAGTCAATCCAGTTTCCCTTagatacttaaaaaaaagactttattttCATCATATTGttagaaatgtttttgcatttgcatattatttgttttgatttcacAAAGACGATGTTAAAATAACAGTTCTGGCAACAAGTCAAAGCCCCACCTCATGAAATCATACCTCAAGCTCTTGTTATATACCAGCATACACAAGATGCTTTAACAGTCACTCTGGAATGAATGAGGCATGGCTACGATGTACTCCAACATGACAACAAGTAGGTGGAACCTTTCCATTTTTCAGCTGCTTGATAGCCTGTAATGGTTGTTAATGCAATTAGTCAAGTGTGtactttcttcttttcttcttttcggGGGAATAAGTTAACAGTGTGGTGCACATTTCTGATTTGTAGTATCTGCAGAATGCTGCCATTATACCTGCAACTTGCAACAGTGCTTACTGCAGCAAGTTCATTAACAAGGATATAAATAAGATATGCACTATTAACTTCTTTATTCTTTAGCGTTGCGTATTGAGCCATTCCTCACCCATGCAGACGACATACTGTGCATGTATCTGCTggtttgccaaaaaaaaacaacaacccaaaacaatcattaatttccatccatccatcttctataccgcttatccttccatcagggtcatggggaaacctggagcctatcccagggagcatggggcacaaggcagggcacaccctggacagggtatcATTAATTTCATTTAAGAAATACATTTACTATCTTGTATATtcattgtgtgcgtgtgttttttttctatgaatGTTCTCCACTGTTATTAAAGGAAAATCTTCCTAGACAATCATATGAGCATTTTTTATGAAATTCTGCCTAAAAGATTTTGACTTGCAGATATATAATACTAATTCTGACAATGTGTCCAGTAAACCTTTCTGATCTTTCTGGAATGTATCAAACCCAGAGTCTGATGTAAATTTGATATAATATTGTTAGATATCTACTGTTGTCACCTGTAAATAAGAGTTTGTTGATTTGGGAACAATCATTGCTTTTAAAacagttagcttgcttactTGCTTTTGTATACATTATTACACTTTTCTCATGCAACATGTCATAATAAGacatttttcccccccataAACAGCCAAGGATGATTACAACAGATCACTGCATGACTTCTCACCCTGCAATAATACCAACGTAATGGCATTCAGCCGAGCCTTCCTCCCTTCCCTCTACAGCATCGTATTCATTGTAGGGTTAATTGGCAATGGCCTGGTGGTTTGTGTCCTTGTCAAGTATCACAAAGGATTCAACATGTCAGATCTCTGTCTTTTCAACCTGGCTATTTCAGACCTCCTCTTCCTGATCTCATTGCCTTTCTGGGCTCACTACGCTGCCATCACTAAGTGGACCTTTGGGATCTTCATGTGTCATGCAGTAACAGCGCTGTACATGCTGGGATTCTATGGAAGTATCTTCTTTATGATTCTCATGACCGTTGACCGCTACACTGTCATTGTCCACTGCTACACCTCCATGTTATCCAAGCACCGGTCTGTCAGAGCTAGCATAGCCCTGGCTTTGTTTGTGTGGGCACTTAGCTTGGGAGCTTCTCTGCCAACCATCATTTTCTCTCAAGTCAAGAATGAATCGGATGAATGGAAATGCAGGGTGGAATATCCACAAGGGACAGCATGGGACTCCTTCACTTACATTGAGCTGAACATCCTCGGCTTGATCATTCCTCTCTCGGTGATGGTGTTCTGCTACTCGCGTATCATCCCCATCTTAATGACGATGAAATCTCAGAAGAAACACAAAGCTGTCAGGCTCATGCTGGTCTTGGTTactgttttcttcctcttctggaCGCCCTACAACATCGTCATCTTCCTGAAGTTCCTGCATCACTTGGGCTACATGAGCACCTGTCAGTGGCATCAGGACCTGAGCATGGCTATGCAGTGGGTGGAAACCATAGCGTTCAGTCACTGCTGCCTCAACCCCATAATCTACGCCTTTGTGGGGCAGAAATTCAGgaatttatttctaaaaatcCTGAAAGAGTGGTTTCCTCTTTGCTTTGGGCATtgcataataattaataatgatttcAGAATTATTTCAAAAGTCAGAATTTAAATTCAAGAATTTTTTATAAAGATCCTGTAAGAGTGGTTTCCTCTTTGCTTTGGGCAAATGCCATCCAAAAGTATTGAGCCCTCTTAAAAGTAAACAGTTTCTGAATTTCATTACCTTATCTTTACCTTAAAGGAATATTCCTTAAATGCTCCTTAACCTTAATTTTCACTCATTTCCttctctcaaagtttcttcagTGGTAGTTCTGAGGTGCTTTTCATTTATTCTTGTTCATAAAATGTAAGctgttttaatatatatatgatattatatataggtatatatacataatatctTTCATCTGGAGCATCCAGAACCTGGGACTAAatacttaattatttattttagcacCATTTTTCACTTTTTGATTTTCATAGAAATACTTGTTGACCAGACATTTGACTTGATCATGagtttgcaataaaaaaaaatatactgaCAGGAAGAAAATGTGTATTTATCATTTGTTATTCGAATAAATATGATCAATTCTGGGGGTAGGGGGGTTGAAGACCCTTGCAAGTCAGAAATATCAGTGTAATCTACTGATAATATGTAATCACATTATATTAACTACTAATAAATATACTGCTTTGTATATTATTTGCCTAGTGTAGCTGTTGCATGGGAGTTACTTCTCAGTGTTTAGTATCTTCTGACATTGTAACgggaaaatcatcaactttgTGTTGTGTGTCTTTTGTTGAGAGAACATTCattatgtaatgaataaaacactcgagAGCATGCTTTACTTTGAGTGGTGTCAAGTTTACgtgtatttttacacacacatttttgctgTATTTACTCACCAGACTGAGTCAAGCTGTCTACCAAAGCTCATATTATTCAGGAAAGGGAAGTCATTCATTGACTTGTATCTAATATATTACAGGGTTTGACAGGTTAGGATTACAGGATTTGGCTTCACTTGGATGGACACGTGCACCTCCATGtttcatatatacagtgccctccactaatattggcacccttggtaaatatgaacaaagaaggctatgaaaaaatgctggctttatttttttaacttttgatcttttgttcagaaaattcacaaaaatactctgctctcatggatatcaaacaattgcaaacacaacactggtttataaaaatatatatatatatatatttgttaaatataggtgtgcaccaatcattggcacccctatgaattcatatgagaattttttttttagcaaattcccattgatattttaaaaatgtttagtaAACCTGggtaactaggaacaggaaattgtttaaccatgacttcctatttcacaggggtatgaatgtgaggtaacacataggccaaagtcccttagtcattcataacatggggtaagaccaaggaatatagctgtgatgtgtggcaaaaggttgttgagtttcacaaaatgggaagtggatataagaaaatagcacaaaccttaaaaaatgtcatcatcagggcatcatcagggcaataattaagaagttacagtcaactgaaaatgttatgaatcgacctggaatgtgacgtgtgtctatattgtctcaacacactgtgaagaggacggttcgagtggccaaaaaatctccaaggttCACAGCTGGAGacttgcagaagttagttgcatcttggaatcacaaagtctccaaaactacagtccaaagtcacctacatcgccacaagttgtttggaagggtttcaataaAAAAGCCTCTagtctcatccaaaaacaaactcaagcttcttcagtttgccagacactactggaacttcaaatgggatcgggttctatggtcagatgaaaccaaaatagagcttttgggTAATCAACAcgagaggtggttttggcacacacagagaggtagccatatgcaaaattacctcatgcccacggttaaatatggcggtggctctttaatgttttggggctgtttttctgccagaggacctggacaatTTGTTAGGatgcatggcatcatggactctaccaaatatcaacagatattaaatgaaaacctgactgcctctgccagaaagcttaaaatgggtcatggttggatcttccagcaggacaatgatccaaaacatacatcaaaatcatcacATAAATGGCTTTCTGACctcaaaatcaaggtcctgccatggccatcccagtcccttgacttgaaacccatagaaaacctgtggggtgaactgaagaggagagtccatcagcgtggaccttgaaatgtgaaggatctggagagattctgtatggaggagtGGTCTcaaatcccttgccatgtattctccaacctcatcaggaattataggagaagattcagagttgttatcttggcaaagggaggtagcacaaagtattgactaaaagggtgccaatgattgttgcacacttatatataaaacagaaagtagtttttaaaataaacaaataatatctAAGAAATAATTTAGGACTAAATAATCAGGACTATACACTGAATTACAATATCATCAAGTATACAGAAAAGTAAATGAGAGAACTTACTTTAGGACTTTCCATGGCCTTGAGAAGATGCagatgtttggggggggggggggggggggggggtgtcatttttaaatgaagtagAAATGAAGTAGAAATTAAGCGttttttagatctatcgccacaaaccagtccttgaACGGAATCTGTGGCActataagtttgagcgtcagcatcttgaacctgtatgtccgaagagtacagttcagatgtccgcagatctaaaattggccgcatactcccatcttttttgtggaccaggaaataatggctgtaaaaaccaggggaatttctgcagtgtgagggatttactttcactggggagaaaaaggctcatccagccttagtaatcacttcaagcagctctttatatgctgctctcagtttttagcacatccttccggcttctcggagtcagagagaaattattactattatttttgtgtgtgtttttttccctccccttttggctttccatagcggaaggaggagtcgcgacacGAGCTCCataatccagcggagagccgaacccggaaggcagagcaagagatagagcagcgctcgtctccggctcctcttccggatccataagagatacCCTGAACCTGAGATGGCTGAGAAAATATCGGGTAGAAATAAAGcgttttttgtcacacaaacaacacacatgcagtcttgctgaagataataaggctggcagTGTGGTTcgcaggtgccatatatatatcatgcgacacgcttaattgccacgtcacctgatcatggcaggcctataagtagaggcatgattttacacaagcttcagatgccggtcacgcgcgcaaggcgctcccatactgttatgctaaatgaacgttgcatgacaaaatatcaggcttctgggggaaaaccatgcgtAAGCTATATTTAtatcggccattgtggggaaggAACGACATGGCTATTTAcatatgctgaaggtggaggaagcacttgcgagctacctctctccatcgacggcaggtaatttatgGGAGCCATCCAAGCCactgtgtaaggccaccgtggcattgttgggcaaggcctatgcagtagtaatcttgcttgtgggtcactgcagacaatgacagtgttgcaggcctaccaagcagacctgctgagtgagagcaacatatggcggcattcagccagtttcttccctgttgtgtcaagTTTAACCGGgaatccacgagtggagcccgggccagcactagaGCGAGGGAGATACAGAAGGTGAATATGGCAGCACGCCAACCCCTGCaaacagccaggggaaccatGCGGACACAGTCGTGGCCTGCTATTAGGCCTGATCTGataatggtcataaaggccaagcagacaaaaaaagagcagtcctgaggggccatggagggacgtatcggggacatgaggttgttagggcagttagcccctagtgcta
This genomic window from Ictalurus punctatus breed USDA103 chromosome 1, Coco_2.0, whole genome shotgun sequence contains:
- the LOC108262819 gene encoding C-C chemokine receptor type 4-like, whose protein sequence is MAFSRAFLPSLYSIVFIVGLIGNGLVVCVLVKYHKGFNMSDLCLFNLAISDLLFLISLPFWAHYAAITKWTFGIFMCHAVTALYMLGFYGSIFFMILMTVDRYTVIVHCYTSMLSKHRSVRASIALALFVWALSLGASLPTIIFSQVKNESDEWKCRVEYPQGTAWDSFTYIELNILGLIIPLSVMVFCYSRIIPILMTMKSQKKHKAVRLMLVLVTVFFLFWTPYNIVIFLKFLHHLGYMSTCQWHQDLSMAMQWVETIAFSHCCLNPIIYAFVGQKFRNLFLKILKEWFPLCFGHCIIINNDFRIISKVRI